The sequence below is a genomic window from Paenibacillus sp. DCT19.
ACAATGTTTGTTCTTGCTGCCCCTGCAGTTGCAAGTTCATGGTCATGACCTCCAATTTAGATTCGTTCATATTCTCCATGCTATGCAGAAGCCTATAGGGGAGTTACAGTTTGCATGCGATTGATAACAGGTCTCCATTCTTTTAAACGGGCTGACCCGAAGGAGATTGAGTGAACAAAAAAAGCCCTCGGCATCGAGAGCCTTCTCAACAGCACACTTGAATCGTTAATTCATAACATCAGAAATGGATGAACCGGTTACCCCGGAGAAGTCGCCATTTACTTGACTACCCCCGCCACTCCATTGAAGCGTATAGTCTCCACCACGCACGCCTTGTTCAAAACCTTGTTCGAAGTTTTTCCACGTAAAATTTTCTTTTCCGGCAATCTCCTGAGAGAAATATACTTTTTCCGTATTATTGTGTGTTAAGGAAACAAAAACCGAATGACTACTATGGTTGTTCATCGAAAGTTTAATATGGCCATGCCCCGCATTTACAGTGAAGAATTTTTGTACAACTGCATTGCCACTTACAGTATCACCAATGGGATTGTCCGTACCAATAACCATTGAGTCGATAGGCTTTTCTTCGGTAAAAGGATCACTATTGGAACCTTCAAGTGTATCTGATCTTGCAAGTACACCTGCCTGATTTGTGCTTGTTGAAGCATAAGCAATTATCGCTGTTATCGTCATAGCTAGAGCTAGGGTCACCCATAAGCCACGTTTTTTCTTCATAAAATTAGTTTCTCCCTTATAGATTCTGCTCTCTTTGACGTATTTAATATATAAAGCTATCTACATATTATTAAGTATATTTGTAATATTATTACATTTAATGCTGCTAGTAAAGTTAGGTCTGCTATTGCCAGTTGAGAATTGAGAAACCGATGATGGCTAATTTCTATTTCAGACCTCATATTTTCCCTATATTCCCATGCTGTTTGATATAATTGTTACCATAATACGATTGTACATATATCTTAACTCCATGTGTAAAACACACACTTTAAGGTTTTATATTCAAGTTATCATAGAGAGGAGCTATTATTTCATGAATAAAATGTTGTTAGTTGAACAGGTATCCGTTCGAGAAAAGGCTGTAGCTTTCACATTTGATGATGGCCCACATCCGGTGTACACACAGCAAATCCTTGAGATTTTCCATCGTGTTGGAGGACAAGCGACCTTCTTCATGATTGGTAAGGAGATGGAATCGTACCCTGAAATTGCAGCTGAGGTTCACCGTGAAGGGCATGAGATAGCAAATCATACGTTTACACATCCCAATTTGACCGAATTAACGTTGGAGCAAGCAGGGGAGGAACTACAACGAGCGGAGAAGGTCATACAGGAAGTAACAGGAAATCCAGCGAAGCTCTTCAGACCACCATACTTTGGGATAAATGACGACATCTTATCTCTGGCGGTGGAACAGGGTTACCATACGGTTGCTGCGGTTAACGGCGGTGCGAAGGATTGGGACAACCCTGGTGTAGAGTATATTTTGGAGCATACAAGGCCTACGGTAAAGCCTGGTAGTGTAATCATTTTTCATGATGGGTATGGGGATCGTTCACAGACGGTGGAGGCTGTTCGAATACTGGTAGAAGAGCTTATTGCGGAAGGGTACCGTTTGGTCACAGTAAGCGAATTACTAGCCATCTCGAATGAAGCGTGAGGAAATGAATTAAGGTGAACCTAGCATGAAGTTGTTATTCGCACCGCGTGCAATATCCAGCACGCGGTGCCCTGCATCTTACCAATGGTGTTAAACCAGCCATTCTAGAGACATTAAGAATGGAACATTATTTTAACAAGAACTACAAGAACTACAAGTGCAGCTACCCAGTTACATAGATCATATTCATATCAAACGAAAATTTCCGCATACTAGCAATCACCAAACCTACTTACCCGTGAGCTCGTACTTCGCTAATGTTTTCTCCATGGTTAGATAAAATGTATTAGCATTGACGAAGCGGATGTTCTCTGCCGAGAACGGCGCTTGGTCTAACTTTAATGCGTTTATCGATCTTAGCGTACGATCCAGCACATGATATACCGCTTTCGATGGCAGTGTAACATAATCATTGTTGGTAAACCCTTGCTCAATCAACTTCACAGGAACCAGCCCTTTATCCTCGACTGAACCGAATACAAAGGTATCCTTATTCAGAAACTGTAACTTACCAAGCTCAGGAAGATCGTCGAAGATCCTTGTGGAGATCTGTTTGTTGTTTGTGTCATAGACGCTAAGTGTATTTTTCTCTTGAATGAGATAATGGTTTCCGATCGATTGAAACAGTGTACTGTTAGGTACTGGTGTGGGCAAGGAGCGAGTCCATTTCTTTTTCCCTGTAGGCGAAATACCTTGTAACGTTTCCATTCCTGTCTTTTCGTCGATGAGAGGAACAAGAATCGTACCACCACTCAGGACATCAAAGTCGTTATGGTACGGACTGAAATATTCTTTTGGCCAAGCGTAAGAGGTGACTTTTTTATTTCTTGAGATAGAGTAAATCGTTATGACCGTAGCATTTTCCTCATAGTTGGCTGTACCAACGTAATCTCCTTGGATGTGTCGAATTGTACCATTGTACAATCTGCTAACAAGTTCTTTACCTTCTGGTGAGTAGAGCTTAAGTAGGTTTTGCTCGCCAACAAAATCAATGACTGCATAACGACCATCGCTCAGCACCTCGAAGTTTCCGCCATCAGGAAAGACCTTTTCCCATCGTGGCTTCATATTGGCATCCAATGCAATCAGCTTGCTCCCATGTTTGTTTCCGACTTTAACCTTTTCTACATAGTAAGGGTTCCCATTTGCATCAATATCGTAGGGATTATATTTATAAGGTGAGCTGTGAACCCACTTTGGTTTTCCGGTTATGTCGTTGACTGCCATCATTTGATAGGTAGATTTGTTCCCTACTTTATGACGTAGCAACATGTAGGCCGTATGGTTCTTCGTAGACACGATAGGTAAATACTGATGTTCTATAGGTTTGTAGGCAAAGTCATTTGTGCTTGTATTGGCTGGTACCGTGGTACTCCACGTAGGCTTGGGGAATTCTGTGAAGTCTGCGGCTGAAATTGTACTTGCTAGTGTCAAACTAAATGCGGTGATTAGCATCAGTACCTTAGTACCGAGGGAAAGTCTGTTCATTCCGTCATATCCTCCTATGATTCATCATCTTTACACGTATAATTAAAAACTAATATGTAATTATCGCCATTATACCAGATGTTGTAGTATATTTCGTATAATAACGAATAGTAGAACGTTCTCCATCTGTATCCTTTTTATGAGAAGATGGTATTGAGCATTATCGAGCTAACCGTAAGGGTTGGGGTCACAGTAGAGCTTCATTTAGAGAGTTTAACCGTTTGGAAATGTACATACACATACCTGATTTATGGAATAAACATGTGGTAGGAGGATAACGATGAGAGTTTGGTTGAAAAGAATGGGATATAGCGTCATCGCTTTGCTGGGTCTTCTGCTTATATTTATCGCTATTAGCTTCACGAATCATCGAATTCAATTAAAACAAGAATCAGCTTTACTTGTACCGTCAGGAACGATGGTCAATGTGAACAATCATCAGATGCACGTCTACACCGAGGGAACCGGATCACGAACGCTTGTCTTTATGTCGGGCGGGGCACATCTGCTCCTGTACTGGATTTCAAAGCTTTATACACTAGATTATCGGATCAATATAAGATCGCAGTTGTGGAAAAAGCAGGTTATGGCTTCAGTGAAACGGCCAAGGTCTCCCGTGATATCGATACGATGCTCGAAGAGACACGATCCGCACTGACTTTGGCAGGACAGCAACCACCATATGTCTTGTTTCCACATTCGATGTCAGGCATTGAAGCCTTATACTGGGCACAGATGTATCCAGCTGAGGTCGAGGCCATTATCGGACTTGATCCAGCGGTTCCAGAGGTGTATGAAGAATACCCGCTCCCTTCGCCTGGAACAATGGCACTTACAGGTATGGAGCACGCATTGGAATCACCCGCTTTTTCCCTGGCATTGTAGATTCATCAGCGGCTATTCAGCAGAAGCAACTCTCTTCGCAAGAAGAGGAGCTCTACCGAGCCCTATTTTACAAGAGTACGCAGACGTCGAATATGAACGACGAAGTGAAGATGATTAGAGATAACGCGGCCAAGGTTCTGGAACACGGTGTTCCAGATGTACCGATGTATTTCTTTGGTTCGAGCAGAGAGGAAGTGCCGGTGCAGAACTGGCAGGCTGTTTTGAAGAACTACATAGCGTCTGTGAAAAGAGGCGAAATTCTATTCCTACCTGGTGGACATTATATTCATAACGAGGCACCAGACCGCATTGCGGAGGAGAGCGAACGATTCATAGAGCAGTTATAGCAGGGCGCGGCGGAGCGGTCTTATGAGGTTAGACGAAGAAACCACCTTCTTAGGTGGTTATTTTTGTAGGCATTTTGCGTCGTGCTTCAAACTACTCTATAATAGTAGGCTAAACTAAACTGTGTGAGGAGGAAACCATGGACTTTATTAGAAATCAACTAGAAGAATTGGGCATGAGTGAACCATCCATCGGGTATCTTTCAAACATCATCATGATTATTTTTATTGCGATGATCTCAGTCGTGGCGAATTATATTACCAAAAAAATCGTACTGAAGACGATCAATCATATCGTCAATAACAACCGCTACAGATGGGGCAACATCATTGTCGAGAAAAAATTATTTCACAAGCTGTCGCATCTCGTGCCAGCCATCATTATCTATTACTCAGCTTATATCTTTCCAGCCTACCAAGCCTTAGTAGAGAAGGCTGCAATGACATATATGATTGTTGTCATGATCACCGTGTTCAACACATTACTCAATGTATTCGATGAGATATATCGTTCCTATGAAGTCTCGAAGATTAGACCGATTAAGGGATATATTCAGGTGGCGAAGATTGTCCTATTTATTATAGGAGGCATTATCGTCATCTCGAACCTGATTGGTCAGAATCCATTGATCATTCTTAGTGGACTTGGTGCATTATCGGCGGTACTGATGCTGGTGTTCAAAGACTCGATTCTTGGGCTAGTCGCGGGTGTGCAATTATCATCCAATGATATGGTACGCGTAGGCGACTGGATTGAAATGCCGAAATATAATGCAGACGGTGACGTCATCGACATTACACTGAATACCGTGAAGGTCAGAAATTTTGATAAAACGATTACGATGATTCCCAGCTATGCTCTAATCTCTGACTCGTTCCGCAACTGGAGAGGTATGCAGGTCTCGGGCGGAAGAAGAATTAAGCGAAGCATCTATATTGATATCAGTAGTATCCGATTTTGTACGGAGGAGATGGTAGCTGAATTTGAGAAAATTCACTACTTAACCGATTATGTAACCACCAAGCTAGAGGAGATCGAAGCCTACAACGTTGAGCATCAAGTAAATCGGGAGAGCAATGTGAACGGTAGACAGCTCACCAATGTGGGTGTCTTTAGAGAGTATATCCATCAATACCTACGGAATCATCCCAAAATTAATCAGGATATGACGATGATTGTAAGACAATTAGCACCGGAAGATCGCGGACTGCCTCTTGAAATTTACGCATTCAGCAATGATATTAATTGGGGCGTTTATGAATCCGTGCAGGCCGATATCTTTGACCATATCTTTGCGGTTGCGCAAACCTTTGGACTTCGTGCCTTCCAGAATCCAACAGGTCATGATATCGTGCAACTGAAAGAAGATAAACAATATGTAAGAGAGTACTCATAAAAATGATTCTAATGGCCGTTAACCCTTAGGGGTTAATGGCTTTTTGTCTGTGATATAATAGGCATATTTTAAATCGAAAGAAATCCAGGTGTAACAGCAACGATAAAGGCCGTTCTGCCATCAAAGTGGGGAGGAGCATGTATGGATTGGGAAGCTCATATTGAGCGGTGGAGCCGAACTGCCTTTAGATTGCTGGAGATTCGGCATTATCGCGTAGCGTATGGTATAGTCCCTGATCTTGATCTGGGACAGGGCAGTTTTTTCATAGTTATAACGCATGGAAAGGCTAGAGTGAATTTATCAGGAAAGGTGTATCAGGCGCAGGCTCCCTATATTCTGCACGGGGGAGAGGGAGATGAACTGAGTTTGCATCCGCTAGATCAGGACTTTGCCTGTTACTTCATTCAATATACGCCGTTCTGTGCGTCACTAGAGGATGCGCAAAGTTTTCGTATACCGTATGTTTTTACACCCTATGCATTACTGGCGATTCAGGAAAAATGTGATACGATGTTCCGTTCATGGCAACAATCTAGTCCGATGGATAAGTTACAGGCACAGTCTACGTTCCTCCCGTTTGTAAACGAGGTCTTGAGGCAAATTCAGACATCGACGAACCAAGAAAACAGCAGAACAACTATCGTAACAGAGACGATCAACTACATTCACACGAATTACAACGAATCGATTACAGCGGAAGAACTCGCGAGAAGGTACCATTGCAGTACAAGTTACCTGTCTCGTTTGTTCAAGAATCAGATTGGACTTGGCCCGATTGAATATCTCATTCATGTGCGCATACACAAATCGAAGCAGCTTCTATTAAGGACAGAGGCACGTATTCAGGAGATTGCAAGCAACGTGGGGTATGCGGATGTGTACTATTTCAGTCGTTTGTTCAAAAAGCATACTGGCTTATCTCCGCTACAGTTTCGCGCAGAACATCAACAGACGGTACAGGTTCAGTATAATCCATTACGATGGTTGGAATCGTCTATTGTAAGCCCCAACGCCTATTCCCATAATGAGAATGAGACTTATTATCAATTGAACGGGGAAGGGGACACATCGATGTTTAGATTTTCAAGACCAACCTTTGGAGCGATGATGCTACTATGCACATCCTTGCTTCTCAGTGCGTGCCAGACAGGCAGCACTACAGATACAGCGGCTTCCCAGCCGACTCCATCATCAGAACCATCGACGACTACAGCTACATCCACAGACAGCAATACTATAGAAACGCGGATGTATACTCATCTGAAGGGCGAAACGGAAATTCCCGTGCATCCTCAGCGTGTTGTCAGTTTCTATCATATGGGTGAACTGATGACACTTGGGGTGAAGCCGGTGGGTACAACAACATACATTCTGGATAATCCGCTGATAGAAGATATTTCTGGTATTGAAGATGTGGGTGTTCCACCCGATGCCGAGAAGATTTTATCACTGAATCCAGATCTGATTGTGACAACGGCAGCCTTTGCGGAGGCAGTGGAAGGTGGGTATGATGCACTCAGTCAGATCGCCCCAACCATTGTTGTTGAGCAGTATAATGACCCGATTAAGGATGTCGAAATGTTTGGTGATATCCTTGGGAAGCAGGAGGAAGCCAAGCA
It includes:
- a CDS encoding alpha/beta fold hydrolase, with the protein product MEKAGYGFSETAKVSRDIDTMLEETRSALTLAGQQPPYVLFPHSMSGIEALYWAQMYPAEVEAIIGLDPAVPEVYEEYPLPSPGTMALTGMEHALESPAFSLAL
- a CDS encoding AraC family transcriptional regulator, yielding MDWEAHIERWSRTAFRLLEIRHYRVAYGIVPDLDLGQGSFFIVITHGKARVNLSGKVYQAQAPYILHGGEGDELSLHPLDQDFACYFIQYTPFCASLEDAQSFRIPYVFTPYALLAIQEKCDTMFRSWQQSSPMDKLQAQSTFLPFVNEVLRQIQTSTNQENSRTTIVTETINYIHTNYNESITAEELARRYHCSTSYLSRLFKNQIGLGPIEYLIHVRIHKSKQLLLRTEARIQEIASNVGYADVYYFSRLFKKHTGLSPLQFRAEHQQTVQVQYNPLRWLESSIVSPNAYSHNENETYYQLNGEGDTSMFRFSRPTFGAMMLLCTSLLLSACQTGSTTDTAASQPTPSSEPSTTTATSTDSNTIETRMYTHLKGETEIPVHPQRVVSFYHMGELMTLGVKPVGTTTYILDNPLIEDISGIEDVGVPPDAEKILSLNPDLIVTTAAFAEAVEGGYDALSQIAPTIVVEQYNDPIKDVEMFGDILGKQEEAKQWNEKFAAKIAEYKEKVSPYVSDDETFSILNVRPDALFVYGDTNMGGNIIYKYLGLKPAAKVETDVIQGETWEISAEVVPEYIGDRLFLAVTEGSEEHLKDVQKLIQQSPAGKAGKVYSIDFDKFLMSDPISVEKQLDIVVDILTENK
- a CDS encoding mechanosensitive ion channel family protein; translated protein: MDFIRNQLEELGMSEPSIGYLSNIIMIIFIAMISVVANYITKKIVLKTINHIVNNNRYRWGNIIVEKKLFHKLSHLVPAIIIYYSAYIFPAYQALVEKAAMTYMIVVMITVFNTLLNVFDEIYRSYEVSKIRPIKGYIQVAKIVLFIIGGIIVISNLIGQNPLIILSGLGALSAVLMLVFKDSILGLVAGVQLSSNDMVRVGDWIEMPKYNADGDVIDITLNTVKVRNFDKTITMIPSYALISDSFRNWRGMQVSGGRRIKRSIYIDISSIRFCTEEMVAEFEKIHYLTDYVTTKLEEIEAYNVEHQVNRESNVNGRQLTNVGVFREYIHQYLRNHPKINQDMTMIVRQLAPEDRGLPLEIYAFSNDINWGVYESVQADIFDHIFAVAQTFGLRAFQNPTGHDIVQLKEDKQYVREYS
- a CDS encoding polysaccharide deacetylase family protein, whose amino-acid sequence is MNKMLLVEQVSVREKAVAFTFDDGPHPVYTQQILEIFHRVGGQATFFMIGKEMESYPEIAAEVHREGHEIANHTFTHPNLTELTLEQAGEELQRAEKVIQEVTGNPAKLFRPPYFGINDDILSLAVEQGYHTVAAVNGGAKDWDNPGVEYILEHTRPTVKPGSVIIFHDGYGDRSQTVEAVRILVEELIAEGYRLVTVSELLAISNEA